A window from Dermacentor albipictus isolate Rhodes 1998 colony chromosome 10, USDA_Dalb.pri_finalv2, whole genome shotgun sequence encodes these proteins:
- the LOC135911471 gene encoding transmembrane protein 45B-like has product MGTFFGHALPGTFLFILGTLWAFFAWRNYVRSREQKRPYVCRCSYPIPGLSQRFSFEGIAKIVTCSVGIANEVAAGIESGYFVHMDSAQHISMYFFYLLSGVVDVMTNVRFPFPPYTDYAVLLLAVTVEGLLFHFHLHGRAQLDVLVHTLLVYITVAEAACILAEMCRPRSVLASLGRACFCLLQATWFWQIGFILYSPLPKHPPWDVHSHSDMMLAASVFTWHIVAVLAYLGALGAVAWAVNRTCGRCCEDASAVLQDDDDLCQALVKE; this is encoded by the coding sequence ATGGGAACCTTCTTTGGCCACGCCTTGCCCGGAACCTTCCTGTTCATTTTGGGAACTCTGTGGGCCTTTTTCGCCTGGCGCAACTACGTCCGCAGCAGGGAGCAAAAGCGGCCCTACGTCTGCCGTTGCTCGTACCCGATACCCGGTCTGTCTCAGCGCTTCAGCTTCGAAGGCATCGCTAAGATTGTCACCTGCTCTGTGGGTATTGCCAACGAGGTGGCCGCGGGCATAGAGAGCGGCTACTTCGTTCATATGGACAGCGCTCAGCACATCTCCATGTACTTTTTCTATCTGCTCAGCGGTGTCGTCGACGTCATGACCAACGTCCGCTTCCCTTTCCCGCCGTACACCGACTACGCGGTGCTCCTGCTGGCCGTCACCGTCGAGGGCCTGCTGTTCCACTTCCACCTGCACGGAAGAGCCCAGCTGGACGTTCTGGTCCACACGCTCCTGGTCTACATCACCGTGGCCGAGGCGGCCTGCATCCTCGCCGAGATGTGTCGACCCCGAAGCGTGCTGGCGTCCCTGGGTCGCGCGTGCTTTTGCCTGTTGCAGGCAACGTGGTTCTGGCAGATCGGATTCATCCTTTACAGCCCGCTACCCAAACATCCGCCATGGGATGTGCATAGCCACTCGGACATGATGCTGGCCGCCAGCGTGTTCACCTGGCACATCGTGGCTGTGCTGGCGTATCTCGGCGCTTTGGGCGCCGTGGCTTGGGCCGTGAACCGAACGTGCGGCAGGTGCTGCGAAGATGCCTCCGCGGTGCTTCAAGACGACGATGACCTCTGCCAAGCCCTTGTTAAAGAGTAG